Proteins found in one Mucilaginibacter gracilis genomic segment:
- the galB gene encoding beta-galactosidase GalB has translation MKFKLYFCLFLVFSCGMAVAQQHKPAENFNQGWKFFLGNDSTASKPGFDDSKWRKLNLPHDWSIEGAFNEKAASTTNEGALPTGIGWYRKTFKLAAASAHQNFAIDFDGVYKNSEVWINGHYLGKRPNGYISFRYNLTPYLHFGSKANVIAVKVDNSEQPNSRWYSGSGIYRNVWLVSVPADGIHFAHWGTFITTPKITDKVASVNLNFTINGEPDPREYVLTTVIYDGNGKRIKTLTKDCNLTQGSTIQVNQSFNMESPQLWSTDHPHLYKVVTKLCFISLIANEPPVLVDTYTTTFGIRSFNFDKDKGFSLNGKPLKIHGVCMHHDLGALGAAVNTRAIERQLQILKAMGCNAIRTSHNPPAPEFLDLCDKMGFLVMDEAFDMWAKKKNKFDYYKDWKAWHRVDLIDQIKRDRNHPSVFMWSIGNEIREQFDSSGITIAKELVAIVKFIDPTRPVTSALSENKPDKNFIYQSHALDVVGLNYHTEAYADFKKNYPGEKFIATETTSALESRGHYDALSDTTLKWPHNSKSKFTDGNTDMTVSAYDNVAAYWGTTHEETWKIIKKYDFLSGLFVWTGFDYIGEPTPYPWPARSSYFGIVDLAGFPKDVYYMYQSEWTDKRVLHLLPHWNWQPGKVVDVWAYYNNADEVELFLNDKSLGIKKKQGDDLHVAWRVPYQPGTLRAVSRLNGKVVLTEQIKTAGKPAKIELIADRKNIKGDGNDLCYITARVLDADGNMVPYADNLLKFSITGPATIAGVDNGQQTSLEPFKGNQHKAFNGLCLLIVQSRQISGKVSVSASSPGLNGVTINLVSK, from the coding sequence ATGAAGTTTAAATTATACTTTTGCCTGTTTTTAGTGTTTAGTTGCGGCATGGCCGTTGCGCAGCAGCACAAACCTGCCGAAAATTTTAACCAGGGATGGAAGTTTTTTTTAGGAAACGATAGCACAGCCAGCAAACCCGGTTTTGATGATTCTAAATGGCGCAAACTAAATTTGCCGCACGATTGGAGCATTGAAGGCGCGTTTAACGAGAAGGCTGCATCAACAACCAATGAAGGGGCTTTGCCTACCGGCATAGGTTGGTATCGCAAAACTTTCAAACTCGCGGCAGCATCAGCACACCAAAACTTTGCTATTGATTTTGATGGCGTTTACAAAAACAGCGAAGTTTGGATAAACGGGCACTATTTAGGCAAACGGCCAAATGGTTATATTTCCTTTAGGTATAATTTAACGCCGTATCTGCATTTCGGTAGCAAGGCAAATGTTATCGCCGTAAAGGTTGATAATTCCGAACAGCCCAATTCGCGCTGGTATTCGGGTTCGGGTATTTATAGAAACGTGTGGTTGGTTTCTGTACCGGCAGATGGTATCCATTTTGCCCATTGGGGCACATTTATTACCACGCCTAAAATAACCGATAAGGTTGCGAGTGTAAATTTAAACTTCACGATAAACGGCGAACCAGACCCCAGAGAATATGTTTTAACCACAGTTATATATGACGGGAATGGTAAACGTATAAAAACGTTAACTAAGGATTGCAATTTAACACAGGGCAGCACTATTCAGGTTAACCAATCATTTAATATGGAATCTCCACAACTTTGGTCGACAGATCATCCACATTTATATAAGGTGGTTACTAAGTTGTGTTTTATAAGTCTTATCGCTAATGAGCCACCTGTTCTTGTTGATACTTACACAACTACATTCGGCATCAGGTCATTCAATTTCGATAAGGACAAGGGTTTTTCTCTGAACGGTAAACCGTTAAAAATACACGGCGTTTGCATGCATCATGATTTAGGTGCTTTAGGTGCCGCCGTAAATACCCGCGCTATTGAACGGCAGTTGCAAATTTTAAAGGCAATGGGCTGTAATGCTATCCGCACATCGCATAACCCGCCCGCTCCGGAATTTTTAGACCTGTGCGACAAGATGGGCTTTTTAGTAATGGACGAGGCCTTTGATATGTGGGCCAAAAAGAAAAACAAGTTTGATTATTATAAAGACTGGAAAGCCTGGCACAGGGTTGATTTAATAGACCAAATTAAGCGCGACAGGAACCACCCCTCGGTTTTTATGTGGAGCATTGGCAACGAGATACGCGAACAGTTTGATAGTAGCGGTATTACAATAGCTAAAGAATTAGTTGCTATAGTGAAATTTATCGATCCAACGCGCCCTGTAACATCCGCCCTGAGCGAGAACAAGCCGGATAAGAATTTTATATATCAATCGCACGCGTTAGATGTTGTTGGGTTAAATTACCATACAGAAGCTTACGCAGATTTTAAGAAAAACTATCCCGGCGAAAAATTTATCGCTACCGAAACTACGTCGGCGTTAGAGAGCAGGGGGCATTACGATGCATTATCGGATACCACATTGAAATGGCCGCATAATTCCAAATCGAAATTTACGGATGGGAATACAGATATGACGGTTTCGGCATACGATAATGTGGCCGCTTACTGGGGTACAACGCACGAGGAAACCTGGAAGATCATCAAGAAATATGATTTCCTTTCGGGATTATTTGTTTGGACAGGTTTTGATTATATAGGCGAACCTACGCCATATCCGTGGCCGGCCCGCAGTTCGTATTTTGGTATTGTTGATTTGGCCGGTTTCCCTAAAGATGTTTACTACATGTACCAAAGCGAATGGACGGACAAGCGTGTTTTGCACCTGTTACCTCATTGGAATTGGCAACCGGGTAAGGTAGTTGATGTTTGGGCTTACTATAATAATGCCGACGAGGTTGAATTATTTTTAAATGATAAATCGCTGGGTATTAAAAAGAAACAGGGTGATGATTTGCACGTGGCCTGGCGAGTACCCTATCAGCCGGGAACGTTAAGGGCAGTATCCCGTTTAAACGGGAAAGTTGTATTAACCGAGCAAATAAAAACCGCCGGTAAACCCGCTAAAATAGAGTTGATTGCCGATAGGAAGAATATAAAAGGTGATGGCAATGATTTATGCTACATCACCGCAAGAGTTTTAGATGCCGACGGAAACATGGTGCCTTATGCTGATAATTTATTAAAATTTAGCATAACAGGCCCTGCTACAATTGCCGGGGTTGATAACGGGCAGCAAACCAGTTTAGAGCCTTTTAAGGGTAATCAGCATAAGGCGTTTAACGGTTTATGCTTATTAATTGTGCAATCAAGGCAAATAAGCGGTAAAGTGAGCGTATCAGCTTCTTCGCCGGGCTTAAACGGGGTAACAATAAATTTGGTAAGCAAGTAA
- a CDS encoding glycoside hydrolase family protein, translating to MKKIRCAILLALTTMLASFTYGQSEINKVPESKMKEIYEEVKTPYKYGMVVVPDTNIKKIDCPTVFRKGNKWCMTYIIFNGRGYETWLAKSDDLLNWKTQGRILSFSDTTHWDNNQKAGYPALEDTKWSGSYELQKYDGKYWLSYFGGHDRGYEKGLLSISVASTDKDPSTAHEWQTLGKPVLMATDSNVSWWDNHTLYKETVIWDKAKTAGYPFLMYYNANGDSVNKKRGAERIGMAVSNDMVHWMRNRKDPVLNHGAGITGDPNIEKIGNVWVMFYFGAFWKTHGGAFNRFACSYDLVNWTDWDGEDLIKPSEVFDAQFAHKSFVVKYKGVVYHYYCAVNKADQRGIAVATSKDMGKSPVHFVAPPPSKARSLKQN from the coding sequence ATGAAGAAAATCAGATGCGCAATTTTATTGGCATTAACTACAATGTTGGCCTCCTTTACCTATGGCCAGTCCGAAATAAATAAGGTTCCGGAAAGTAAAATGAAAGAAATTTACGAAGAGGTAAAAACGCCTTATAAATACGGAATGGTAGTGGTGCCCGATACCAATATTAAAAAGATTGATTGTCCTACGGTTTTCCGCAAAGGCAATAAATGGTGCATGACGTATATTATATTCAATGGCCGTGGTTACGAAACCTGGTTAGCTAAGAGTGACGACTTGCTTAACTGGAAAACCCAGGGCCGTATTCTGTCTTTTTCCGACACTACCCATTGGGATAATAACCAAAAAGCGGGCTATCCGGCGTTGGAAGATACCAAATGGAGCGGAAGCTATGAATTGCAAAAATACGATGGCAAATATTGGTTATCCTATTTTGGCGGACACGATCGTGGTTACGAAAAAGGTTTGCTATCCATTAGTGTAGCATCAACCGATAAAGACCCATCAACCGCGCACGAATGGCAAACCCTTGGCAAACCCGTTTTAATGGCTACCGATAGCAATGTTAGCTGGTGGGACAACCACACGCTTTATAAAGAAACCGTAATATGGGACAAGGCTAAAACAGCGGGTTATCCTTTTTTAATGTATTATAATGCCAATGGCGACAGTGTAAACAAAAAGCGTGGTGCCGAACGCATTGGCATGGCTGTATCAAACGATATGGTACACTGGATGCGTAACCGTAAGGACCCTGTGCTGAATCACGGTGCAGGCATAACCGGCGACCCCAATATTGAAAAGATTGGCAACGTATGGGTGATGTTTTATTTTGGTGCTTTCTGGAAAACGCATGGCGGCGCGTTTAACCGCTTTGCCTGTTCGTACGATTTGGTAAACTGGACCGATTGGGACGGTGAAGATTTGATTAAGCCGTCGGAAGTTTTTGACGCGCAATTTGCCCATAAATCGTTTGTGGTGAAGTATAAAGGTGTGGTTTATCATTATTACTGCGCCGTAAACAAAGCCGACCAACGCGGTATTGCAGTGGCTACATCAAAAGATATGGGTAAAAGCCCGGTGCATTTTGTAGCCCCGCCGCCATCAAAAGCACGATCGTTAAAACAAAACTAA
- a CDS encoding family 78 glycoside hydrolase catalytic domain: MTKKLILGFLGLFFAIDAFAQTLCVTNLRCEYRVNPIGITAASPHFSWEITSTGFNVVQKAYHILVADDPALLQKGIGNIWDSQTVNSNSTIQVPYAGPALVSTKKYYWRVSVIDYKEHSLVWSSIAQWQMGLLNTADWKGASWIAYEVMPDSLKILPGIATPGTKKHSPGTDVLPILRKSFKVSKPVKNATIFISGLGHFEMNLNGAKVGNHFLDGGWVNYQKEAEYVSFDLTELLKKGENALGIMLGNGFYFTPSGRYRKLTVAYGYPKMICRLLVQYQDGTTENIVSNTSWRTTAGPITFSSTYGGEDYDATKEQSGWDKPGFNDAAWKNAIIVDGPPQINAQTTEPIKVTDVFTAKKITQPKPGVWVYDMGQNSSGIPQITVKGKKGDTIKIVPCELLDNDGLATQKNTGVPGKNGYGHWYTYILKGNGIETWQPRFCFYGFRYLQVTGGVPPTGANPDKEPQLLAVKGLHTRNSADRVGEFSCSSDLFNKTNTLIDWAIQSNMASVLMDCPHREKLGWLEEDHLMGNSLQYNYNLATLFKKIINDMREAQTADGLIPEIAPEFTVFGDGFRDSPEWGSSSVLLPWYVYQWYGDKQVLADSYDMMQRYMAYLDKQSKNHILTQGLGDWYDLGPKHPGVSQLTSQGVTATSIYYYDLVTLSNIATLLNQPADVERYAKLAEQVKIAFNNQFFNKETKQYDTGSQTANAIAVYMKLVEPQYKAAVVDNIVKELRSHNNSLTAGDIGYRYLLKVLDDEGQSDVIFDMNSRTNVPGYGFQLAKGATALTESWQALSGVSNNHFMLGHIMEWFYAGLAGIRPADNDVAYKHIVIRPQPVGDVTSAKGSYHSMYGTIISDWKKAGTDFYLTVTIPPNTTATVYLPVAETSHVTMNNEPIENHIGANNSLAFHVGSGVYRFRAAK; encoded by the coding sequence ATGACAAAGAAGTTGATATTGGGTTTTTTAGGCTTGTTTTTCGCCATAGATGCTTTTGCGCAAACATTATGTGTAACTAATTTAAGGTGCGAATATCGTGTTAATCCCATAGGCATCACGGCTGCCAGTCCCCATTTTAGCTGGGAAATAACGTCAACCGGCTTTAATGTGGTGCAAAAAGCTTATCATATACTGGTAGCAGATGATCCGGCTTTGCTGCAAAAGGGAATAGGCAATATATGGGATTCGCAAACGGTAAATTCAAACTCCACTATACAGGTGCCTTATGCCGGCCCGGCTTTGGTATCAACAAAAAAATATTACTGGCGCGTATCGGTTATCGATTATAAGGAACATAGTTTGGTATGGAGCAGCATCGCCCAATGGCAAATGGGATTATTAAATACCGCCGACTGGAAGGGTGCCAGTTGGATTGCCTACGAAGTCATGCCCGATTCTCTGAAAATATTACCTGGTATTGCAACTCCCGGCACAAAAAAGCATTCGCCCGGTACTGATGTTTTACCAATATTGCGCAAAAGCTTCAAGGTAAGCAAACCAGTTAAAAATGCTACCATATTTATATCAGGCCTGGGGCATTTTGAAATGAATTTGAATGGCGCAAAAGTGGGCAATCATTTTTTAGATGGCGGCTGGGTTAACTACCAAAAGGAAGCCGAATATGTAAGTTTTGATTTAACAGAGCTGTTAAAAAAGGGCGAAAATGCCTTAGGCATAATGCTTGGCAATGGTTTTTACTTTACACCGAGCGGCAGGTACCGCAAGCTTACGGTAGCTTATGGTTATCCTAAAATGATATGCAGGTTGCTGGTACAATATCAGGATGGTACAACCGAGAACATCGTAAGCAATACATCGTGGAGAACAACTGCCGGGCCCATTACATTTTCATCCACTTATGGTGGCGAAGACTATGATGCCACTAAAGAACAATCCGGTTGGGACAAGCCCGGTTTTAATGATGCCGCCTGGAAAAACGCCATTATAGTGGACGGCCCTCCGCAAATAAATGCGCAAACTACCGAACCAATAAAGGTAACCGACGTTTTTACGGCCAAAAAGATAACTCAACCCAAGCCGGGCGTTTGGGTTTACGATATGGGCCAAAATTCATCGGGCATACCGCAAATAACGGTTAAGGGTAAAAAAGGCGACACGATAAAAATTGTACCCTGCGAATTGCTGGATAATGATGGCCTTGCAACACAAAAAAACACAGGTGTACCGGGTAAAAATGGATATGGCCATTGGTACACTTATATTTTAAAAGGCAACGGTATAGAAACCTGGCAGCCGCGTTTTTGCTTTTATGGTTTTAGGTACCTACAGGTAACAGGCGGTGTTCCGCCAACCGGGGCTAATCCCGATAAGGAACCGCAATTATTGGCTGTAAAAGGTTTGCACACGCGTAATTCGGCAGACAGGGTGGGCGAGTTTAGCTGCTCGAGCGATTTGTTTAATAAAACCAATACCTTGATTGACTGGGCTATACAAAGCAATATGGCAAGCGTGTTAATGGATTGCCCGCACCGCGAAAAATTGGGCTGGTTGGAGGAAGATCACCTGATGGGTAACTCCTTGCAGTACAATTACAATTTGGCAACGCTGTTTAAAAAGATAATAAACGATATGCGCGAGGCTCAAACCGCAGATGGTTTGATACCCGAAATTGCCCCTGAGTTTACCGTATTTGGCGATGGTTTCCGCGATTCGCCCGAATGGGGGAGCAGCAGCGTATTATTGCCTTGGTATGTGTACCAATGGTATGGCGATAAACAGGTTTTGGCCGATAGTTATGATATGATGCAACGGTACATGGCCTATCTGGATAAGCAATCAAAAAACCATATCCTTACCCAGGGTTTAGGCGATTGGTATGATTTGGGGCCTAAGCATCCCGGTGTTTCGCAACTCACATCGCAGGGGGTAACTGCCACCTCCATTTATTATTATGATTTGGTAACGTTAAGCAATATTGCTACGCTGCTAAACCAACCTGCCGATGTGGAGCGTTACGCTAAACTGGCGGAACAGGTAAAAATAGCGTTCAATAATCAATTTTTTAATAAAGAAACTAAACAATACGATACCGGCAGCCAAACGGCAAACGCGATAGCTGTTTATATGAAATTGGTTGAGCCTCAATACAAAGCTGCCGTGGTTGATAATATTGTTAAAGAATTGCGCAGCCATAACAATAGCCTTACCGCCGGGGATATTGGTTATCGGTACCTGCTAAAAGTACTTGATGATGAAGGGCAGTCGGATGTGATATTTGATATGAATAGCCGCACTAATGTGCCGGGATATGGTTTCCAGTTGGCAAAGGGTGCAACGGCACTAACCGAATCGTGGCAGGCGCTATCCGGCGTATCAAACAACCATTTTATGCTCGGGCATATTATGGAGTGGTTTTATGCCGGTTTGGCTGGGATAAGGCCGGCTGATAATGATGTTGCATATAAACATATCGTTATCCGCCCGCAGCCTGTGGGCGATGTAACATCGGCGAAAGGCAGCTACCACTCCATGTACGGTACAATAATAAGCGATTGGAAAAAGGCGGGAACCGATTTTTATTTAACGGTTACCATTCCGCCAAATACCACTGCAACGGTTTATTTACCTGTTGCCGAAACATCGCATGTAACGATGAATAACGAGCCGATAGAAAATCATATCGGCGCAAATAATAGTTTAGCATTTCATGTCGGTTCGGGAGTTTACCGTTTTAGGGCCGCTAAGTAA
- a CDS encoding glucuronyl esterase domain-containing protein yields the protein MNLTAIQNNYLLRLSLMLLGLLLANNTIAQQIVNGISLPDVLTLNNGTKITTAKQWKIERRPELIAFFKKEMYGQSPGKPAGVTYKVFDNDSKALGGKATRKQITVYFNGKQDGPQMDILLYIPNNVKHAPAIVGLNFDGNQSVNIDLAIKMSTSWMDKTKGVVNNRATEATRGIDAGQWPLEMILDKGYAVATVYRGDIDPDFDDGFKNGVQVLYPELQNRGDNFATVAAWAWGLSRILDYLETDKAIDSKHVAVFGFSRLGKAALWAGATDERFPLVISNESGAGGAKLFHFKGGEGTTRLDTKFPHWFCGNFKKYMGQDSILPFDQHMVISLIAPRPVYVASAKDDTNSNPEAEFWGAKAADPVYRLLGTSGLPANQWPALSEPSVGRIAYHVRPGGHNVTDYDWIQYLSFADKYLKKP from the coding sequence ATGAATTTAACAGCTATACAAAATAACTATTTACTGCGCCTAAGTTTAATGCTGCTCGGCTTGCTGTTAGCTAACAATACCATAGCCCAACAAATAGTAAATGGCATAAGCCTGCCCGATGTTTTAACCTTAAATAACGGTACCAAAATTACCACCGCCAAACAATGGAAAATAGAGCGCAGACCAGAGTTGATAGCGTTTTTTAAAAAAGAAATGTACGGCCAATCTCCGGGTAAACCAGCCGGGGTAACCTATAAGGTTTTTGATAACGACAGCAAAGCCTTAGGCGGCAAAGCCACACGTAAACAAATAACGGTTTACTTTAATGGTAAGCAGGATGGGCCGCAGATGGATATTTTGTTGTACATCCCAAACAATGTTAAACATGCGCCTGCAATTGTAGGGTTAAACTTCGATGGTAATCAATCGGTAAATATTGACCTTGCTATAAAAATGAGCACAAGCTGGATGGATAAAACCAAAGGCGTAGTTAATAACCGCGCTACCGAAGCCACGCGTGGTATTGATGCCGGCCAATGGCCGCTTGAAATGATATTAGATAAAGGCTACGCCGTTGCCACCGTTTACCGGGGAGATATTGACCCCGATTTTGACGACGGATTTAAAAATGGCGTGCAGGTTTTATACCCGGAATTGCAAAACCGGGGCGATAACTTTGCCACCGTAGCAGCATGGGCATGGGGCCTGAGCCGGATATTAGATTATCTGGAAACTGATAAAGCTATTGATAGCAAACATGTGGCGGTATTTGGCTTTTCGCGATTGGGAAAGGCTGCACTTTGGGCAGGTGCTACCGATGAACGCTTTCCGCTGGTTATCAGTAACGAATCGGGAGCTGGTGGTGCCAAACTATTTCATTTTAAAGGTGGCGAGGGTACAACAAGGTTAGATACCAAGTTCCCGCATTGGTTTTGCGGTAATTTTAAAAAATATATGGGCCAGGATTCTATCCTGCCGTTCGATCAGCATATGGTTATTTCGCTCATAGCGCCCCGGCCTGTTTACGTTGCAAGTGCTAAGGATGATACCAACTCCAATCCCGAAGCTGAGTTTTGGGGCGCAAAAGCTGCCGATCCGGTTTATCGGCTGTTGGGTACCAGTGGCTTACCTGCCAACCAATGGCCAGCTTTAAGTGAGCCGTCTGTTGGCCGCATTGCCTATCACGTTCGTCCCGGTGGCCATAATGTAACTGATTACGATTGGATTCAATACCTCAGTTTTGCCGATAAATATTTAAAAAAGCCTTGA